A genomic window from Anaerobranca gottschalkii DSM 13577 includes:
- a CDS encoding glycerophosphodiester phosphodiesterase, with protein sequence MTKIIAHRGASAIAPENTMPAFKKAIEMGCKGIETDVHMTKDGVLVLCHDEQVDRTTNGKGYIKDYTLKELKKLDAGVKFSEEFAGVKIPTLEELLIYLFDKDIYLNIEIKLGGFYYPDIEAKVLELLYKYNYVEKSIISSFNHYSLVEVRKLDSDIKTAILYMEGLYKPWEYAKTVGATALHPYIEGVTEEIIKEAKLNKMPVTVFTVDEREEISKFINYGVNGIITNHPDIGLALLKNKK encoded by the coding sequence ATGACTAAAATTATTGCCCATAGAGGAGCATCTGCTATTGCCCCAGAAAATACCATGCCAGCCTTTAAAAAGGCAATAGAAATGGGATGTAAAGGGATTGAAACCGATGTCCATATGACAAAAGACGGTGTATTGGTTTTGTGCCATGATGAACAGGTAGATAGGACTACTAATGGTAAAGGCTATATTAAAGATTACACTTTAAAAGAGCTAAAAAAACTTGATGCTGGGGTAAAGTTTTCTGAGGAATTTGCCGGAGTTAAGATACCAACTTTAGAAGAATTATTAATTTATTTGTTTGATAAAGATATTTATTTGAACATAGAAATAAAACTAGGGGGTTTTTATTATCCCGATATTGAAGCTAAAGTTTTAGAATTATTATACAAATATAACTATGTTGAAAAATCAATCATCTCATCTTTTAATCATTATAGTTTAGTAGAAGTGCGGAAGTTAGACTCTGATATTAAAACTGCTATTCTTTATATGGAAGGGCTCTATAAACCTTGGGAATATGCCAAAACAGTAGGGGCAACGGCATTACATCCCTATATAGAAGGAGTAACAGAAGAAATTATAAAAGAAGCAAAACTTAACAAAATGCCTGTTACAGTTTTTACCGTTGATGAAAGGGAAGAAATTAGCAAATTTATAAATTACGGTGTTAATGGAATAATAACTAATCATCCCGACATAGGGTTAGCCCTTTTAAAAAATAAAAAATAA
- a CDS encoding EVE domain-containing protein: MKYWLLKTEPDVYSIEDLKRDGRAMWDGVRNIKANNYIKKMEIGDYVFIYHTGKERSIVGIGKIVTSSYPDPTSDNPKFHAIDVEYVKRLVNPVTLKEIKESLSFTDWELVNLPRLSVMPVKVEYWHKVLTLAGDNFEI; encoded by the coding sequence ATGAAATATTGGTTATTGAAGACTGAACCAGATGTATACAGTATAGAAGATTTAAAAAGGGATGGAAGGGCTATGTGGGATGGGGTAAGAAATATTAAAGCAAATAATTATATCAAAAAAATGGAAATAGGTGATTATGTTTTTATCTATCATACTGGAAAAGAGCGAAGTATAGTAGGGATCGGTAAAATTGTTACTTCAAGTTATCCTGACCCAACCAGTGATAACCCTAAATTTCATGCTATAGATGTAGAATATGTTAAAAGATTAGTCAATCCAGTTACATTAAAAGAAATCAAAGAAAGCTTAAGTTTTACTGATTGGGAATTAGTTAATCTTCCCCGTTTATCTGTAATGCCAGTAAAGGTAGAGTACTGGCATAAAGTGTTAACTTTAGCCGGAGATAATTTTGAAATTTAA
- the pulA gene encoding type I pullulanase, with product MFKLRKLTPFILFLFIITFLAGCGSKDVTQPPQQEEPEDLSKFYPGPPPLPDFEVKTTLIINYHRYEGDYRPWDLWVWPDGKEGKAYPFTELTDYGVRATIYFPEEYHRLGFIVRRGNWSAKDVDRDRFVDVIDGKAEIWLLQSDPNIYFSQADVDKSPRIISAYMDGKDEIIVSLTHQHKLTDGDNGFVIKGEDKDYNVKKVEVVGSGTSGNVLKLTLEKELDITANYTIESPDYTGNYVVKRRVLDLPEFYYPGDDLGNTYTRNSTKFRVWAPTALDVKVRIYDTADAKEGKDYDMKKDVNGTWFLEIKGDLKNKYYTYIVDHGYIVNEAVDPYVRAVSLNSTRGMIVDLKETNPRGWDSFKKPEFKNYTDAIIYEMHVRDFSIYPDSGNKYKGKYLGLIEKGITGPGGVKTGLDHLVELGITHIHLLPTYDFASIDDSRDDQYNWGYDPRLYNVPQGTYSTNAADGLTRIREYKEMVMGLNKAGIRVIKDVVYNHTYTVGDSPFDLIVPKYFYRTDDKGNYTNGSGCGNEIASERPMVRKFIVDSVKYWATEYKIDGFRFDLMALHDVETMLAVQEALHQIDPSIIIYGEPWQAGGSPLPANLQFTKGKQRGTRIAVFNDHIRNAIKGDNDGTIKGYVQGMVNQRDNVIRGIMGAIDDFAQEPTESIVYVSCHDNLTLWDKIEKSNPNDSEEDRIRMNLLANAIVLTSQGVPFLHGGVEMMRTKYGDHNSYKSPDHINQIEWSRKHTYYEEFLYHQGLIRLRREHPAFRLATAEMVRKHMEILDSPDGSIMFHLKDNANGDSWRDIVVIYNPNGHDITVNLPKGGTWNIVVKDKKAGVDTLETVNGTTVKVPRISMMVLYQK from the coding sequence TTGTTTAAACTTAGGAAATTAACTCCCTTTATCCTATTTTTATTTATTATTACCTTTTTAGCTGGTTGTGGAAGTAAGGATGTAACCCAGCCCCCACAACAAGAGGAACCAGAAGATTTGTCTAAATTTTATCCTGGGCCACCACCGCTCCCTGATTTTGAAGTGAAAACTACTCTAATAATAAATTACCATAGGTATGAAGGGGATTATCGTCCTTGGGATCTTTGGGTATGGCCTGATGGAAAGGAAGGTAAGGCATATCCCTTTACAGAACTTACTGATTATGGAGTAAGGGCAACCATTTATTTTCCAGAAGAATACCATCGCTTAGGTTTTATAGTCCGCCGGGGGAACTGGTCTGCTAAAGATGTGGATAGGGATAGATTTGTCGATGTAATTGATGGAAAAGCAGAAATTTGGTTATTACAAAGTGATCCAAATATCTATTTCTCCCAAGCTGATGTCGATAAAAGTCCCAGAATTATTTCAGCTTATATGGATGGAAAAGATGAAATAATTGTTTCACTAACCCACCAACACAAATTAACGGATGGTGACAACGGTTTTGTTATTAAAGGGGAAGATAAAGACTATAATGTTAAGAAAGTAGAAGTTGTTGGTTCAGGAACTAGTGGTAATGTATTAAAACTAACTTTAGAAAAGGAATTGGACATTACTGCAAACTATACAATTGAAAGTCCAGATTATACTGGTAATTACGTAGTAAAAAGGAGGGTACTGGATTTGCCAGAATTTTATTACCCAGGGGATGACTTAGGAAACACATATACAAGGAATAGTACCAAGTTTAGGGTATGGGCACCGACGGCATTAGATGTAAAAGTAAGGATATATGATACCGCCGATGCCAAAGAAGGTAAAGATTATGACATGAAAAAAGATGTCAATGGAACTTGGTTTTTAGAGATTAAAGGAGATTTAAAAAATAAATATTACACTTATATTGTCGACCATGGCTATATAGTTAATGAAGCAGTGGATCCATACGTCAGGGCAGTATCTTTAAACAGTACTAGAGGAATGATAGTTGATTTGAAAGAAACTAATCCTCGGGGTTGGGATTCTTTCAAGAAACCTGAATTTAAAAATTATACCGATGCTATAATTTATGAAATGCATGTCAGAGATTTTTCGATTTATCCAGATTCAGGAAATAAATATAAAGGAAAATATTTAGGTTTAATTGAAAAAGGAATTACAGGACCTGGGGGAGTAAAAACAGGATTAGACCACCTGGTAGAGCTAGGGATTACCCATATTCACCTATTACCGACATACGATTTTGCTAGTATAGATGATAGTAGGGATGATCAGTATAACTGGGGTTATGATCCAAGGCTATACAACGTCCCTCAAGGAACTTACTCAACTAATGCTGCTGATGGGTTAACTAGGATTAGAGAGTACAAGGAAATGGTAATGGGGTTAAATAAAGCAGGTATTAGGGTTATCAAAGATGTTGTTTATAACCATACCTACACAGTAGGGGATTCACCCTTTGATTTAATAGTACCAAAATACTTTTACAGAACCGATGATAAAGGAAACTATACCAATGGTTCTGGTTGCGGAAATGAAATTGCATCGGAAAGGCCAATGGTGAGAAAGTTTATTGTAGATTCTGTGAAGTATTGGGCGACAGAATATAAAATTGATGGTTTCCGTTTTGATTTAATGGCTTTACATGATGTAGAAACGATGTTAGCTGTACAAGAAGCCCTTCACCAAATCGATCCAAGTATTATAATCTACGGTGAGCCATGGCAAGCTGGAGGCTCTCCTCTACCTGCTAACCTTCAATTTACTAAAGGAAAACAAAGGGGAACAAGGATAGCGGTATTTAATGATCATATCAGAAATGCAATTAAAGGGGATAACGACGGGACAATTAAAGGTTATGTACAAGGGATGGTAAATCAAAGAGATAATGTGATTAGGGGTATCATGGGTGCTATCGATGACTTTGCCCAAGAACCTACTGAATCTATTGTATACGTATCTTGTCATGATAACTTAACCCTATGGGATAAAATTGAAAAGAGCAATCCTAATGACAGTGAAGAAGATCGTATACGAATGAATCTCCTTGCTAACGCTATTGTTTTGACATCACAAGGGGTTCCTTTCCTCCATGGCGGAGTTGAAATGATGAGAACTAAATATGGTGATCATAATAGTTATAAATCCCCAGATCATATCAACCAAATTGAGTGGAGTAGAAAGCATACTTATTATGAAGAATTTTTATACCATCAAGGGTTAATTCGCCTAAGGAGAGAACATCCTGCCTTTAGATTGGCGACAGCGGAAATGGTAAGAAAGCATATGGAAATATTAGACTCTCCCGATGGCTCCATAATGTTCCACTTAAAAGATAATGCAAATGGAGATTCTTGGAGAGATATAGTTGTTATTTATAACCCCAATGGACATGATATAACCGTTAACTTACCTAAAGGGGGAACATGGAACATTGTTGTAAAAGATAAAAAAGCTGGGGTTGATACCTTAGAAACTGTAAATGGTACCACTGTTAAAGTACCACGAATTAGTATGATGGTACTTTACCAAAAATAA
- a CDS encoding MATE family efflux transporter, with product MGKTLTYSNKREFILNNENLYHNALYLATPIVLQSLLQVSIGTVDMKMVGTLGADAIAAIGAGKNIVMLIMVLVMAISTGTTALVARFIGQGDRDKASLSAGQSFFLCLAASLFMIPLGLLINRPSLQLLGVSDNVLALAEVYMLIFFITIPLFLLNFIARAIFQGSGDTQTPLLIDIVMNLSNVLFNYLLIFGIGFFPPLGVMGAALGTAISRLIGALLGWSALVSGKFMLKVKIKDMLYPHFTIIKQVVKIGLPAALQGVCRNASTFFIFAILARTAAQNAAITAFTIGTNLSQYAIMPGLAVGTAAATLSGMNIGAKKLKRAEESGKACVFIGAGFMIFFALIFVTFAEPLINFFLDKPNDEIVKIGKTFLYILALSEPFHAMTIIFSRTMQGAGYTKYPFLITLVCWVVIRVSLAYLLAFPLNLQETGVWIAITTSTVISGLLSYYLFRLGKWKYVKINQPKR from the coding sequence ATGGGTAAAACACTGACTTATAGCAATAAAAGGGAGTTTATACTTAATAACGAAAACTTATATCACAATGCTTTATATTTAGCTACTCCTATTGTTTTACAATCCCTATTGCAGGTTTCCATTGGTACTGTAGACATGAAAATGGTGGGTACTTTAGGAGCCGATGCCATTGCAGCAATCGGGGCTGGAAAAAATATCGTCATGCTAATTATGGTTTTAGTTATGGCCATCTCTACTGGAACAACAGCCTTGGTAGCTAGATTTATCGGTCAAGGGGATAGAGATAAAGCTTCATTAAGTGCAGGTCAATCCTTTTTCCTCTGCCTTGCAGCCTCCCTCTTTATGATCCCTCTAGGGCTATTGATTAATCGGCCAAGTTTACAGTTATTAGGGGTAAGTGACAATGTATTAGCATTGGCAGAAGTTTATATGTTAATCTTTTTTATTACTATCCCCCTATTTTTATTAAACTTCATTGCTAGGGCAATATTCCAAGGTTCTGGGGATACCCAAACTCCACTGCTAATTGATATAGTGATGAACTTATCAAATGTATTATTTAATTACCTATTGATTTTTGGTATCGGTTTTTTCCCTCCTTTAGGGGTTATGGGAGCCGCTTTAGGAACTGCGATTTCCCGGCTAATTGGAGCCCTTTTAGGATGGAGTGCTTTAGTTAGCGGAAAGTTTATGTTGAAAGTAAAAATTAAAGACATGTTATATCCCCATTTTACAATAATAAAGCAAGTTGTTAAAATTGGACTGCCAGCAGCACTACAGGGAGTTTGCAGAAATGCCAGCACCTTTTTTATCTTTGCCATTTTAGCAAGAACTGCTGCCCAAAATGCCGCTATAACAGCCTTTACTATTGGTACTAATCTAAGTCAATATGCCATTATGCCAGGCCTTGCTGTAGGAACTGCTGCCGCTACCCTATCGGGGATGAATATTGGTGCTAAAAAACTTAAAAGAGCTGAAGAAAGTGGTAAAGCCTGTGTATTTATTGGAGCAGGTTTCATGATATTTTTTGCTTTGATCTTTGTAACATTTGCTGAACCATTGATTAACTTTTTTTTAGATAAGCCTAATGATGAAATTGTTAAAATCGGTAAAACCTTTTTATACATTTTAGCCCTTTCTGAACCCTTCCATGCTATGACGATAATCTTTTCTAGGACTATGCAAGGTGCTGGCTATACTAAATATCCTTTTTTAATAACTTTAGTTTGTTGGGTAGTTATTAGAGTAAGTTTAGCTTACTTACTAGCCTTTCCATTAAATTTACAAGAAACAGGGGTTTGGATAGCTATCACAACTTCTACAGTCATTTCTGGATTGTTATCATACTACCTCTTCCGTTTAGGTAAATGGAAATATGTAAAAATAAATCAACCAAAAAGATAA
- a CDS encoding zinc ribbon domain-containing protein has protein sequence FREFRRQMEYKCRWNNIKFILAEKFYPSSKTCSSCGSIKDKLSLSERTFSCKDCGYKIDRDLNASINLKKYGKSIA, from the coding sequence TTCCGTGAATTTAGAAGACAGATGGAATATAAATGCCGATGGAATAATATTAAATTTATCCTTGCAGAAAAATTTTATCCTTCATCTAAAACCTGTAGTAGCTGTGGAAGTATAAAAGACAAACTTTCTCTATCAGAAAGAACTTTTAGCTGTAAAGATTGTGGTTATAAAATAGATAGGGATTTAAATGCAAGTATAAATTTAAAAAAATATGGTAAATCAATAGCATAG